A DNA window from Streptomyces canus contains the following coding sequences:
- a CDS encoding ArsR/SmtB family transcription factor: MAKIVGGFQDPSSEVLAEAAAAFGLLASAARLHIMWALSQGESDVSHLADRVGGALPAVSQHLAKLKLAGLVRSRREGRRQVYYVDDPDIVTVVRVMVGQLTARETSSATPDRLREAGV, translated from the coding sequence GTGGCGAAGATCGTCGGCGGTTTCCAGGACCCGTCGTCGGAGGTGCTCGCCGAGGCGGCCGCCGCCTTCGGACTCCTCGCCTCCGCCGCCCGGCTGCACATCATGTGGGCGCTGTCCCAGGGCGAGAGCGATGTTTCCCACCTCGCCGACCGGGTCGGTGGCGCGCTGCCCGCGGTCAGCCAGCACCTGGCCAAGCTGAAACTCGCCGGTCTCGTCCGCTCCCGCCGTGAGGGCCGCCGGCAGGTCTACTACGTCGACGACCCCGACATCGTGACCGTGGTCCGCGTCATGGTCGGCCAGCTGACGGCCCGGGAAACCTCCTCCGCAACCCCGGACCGACTGCGCGAGGCCGGTGTCTGA
- a CDS encoding WD40 repeat domain-containing protein, translating into MSSDSGARTAFAERLALLYREAGNPPLKRVSEGVGRLQRVDERGRPVRVSAQRISDWRRARNVPAQFTALAAVLHILIPEARRISPTPVSAGLYDLGQWQRLWERALAPDEDEGPQPETPAGVCPYRGLASYRQEDARWFFGRERSTEALVKLLRSAADTGTGGLVMLVGASGAGKSSLLNAGLVTALEEGALDGDGEAGGRPILQLVPGADPLAELTRRIPGLEAVVAGAEAQEPDRPPEFASAVRETVASWAQREAATARPVVIVDQFEEAFTLCSDETARRTFVQVLHAACTPAGPDTAAPALVLLGIRADFYERCLDHPELADALQHRHMVLGPLTGGELREAVTGPARAVGLELEPGLTELIIREVSADGPRGGGTSPAFRAVGEHGAGVLPLLSHALLATWQRRKAGRLTVAGYRAAGGIQGAVAATAERAWSGLDPAARTAARLLLLRLVRLGEDTQATRRRGTRRRLAAESTDPGKTEESLEALVRARLVTLDAETVEITHEALLTAWPRLREWIDEDRSDHLLRQRIEEDGRSWEGSNRDSSLLYRGSRLEQARTWAKSAGDTYLTRSAVEFLAASVRLRRRTVLIARGAVSALVVLAMVAVGSAVVAWQQRNDAVFEQVVAEADRVQYTDPSLSARIDLVAHRLRPDDEGTNTRLISIVNAPLATPLTGHTGAVYLTSFSPDGKLLATASYDRTVRLWDVSDRTHPKALGEPLAGGTSWVSSAVFSPDGRTLAGAGDDGRIRLWDVSDPRSPKPLGAPLTGHRGTIYLIAFSPDGRTLASAGEDRTVRLWNMRDRKQPPAELSGAGAAVRSVAWSPDGRMLAAGGDDQTIRLWNTTDPRRPRPYDRVLAGHAGLVHSVAFSPDGTVLASGSADDTVRLWDVHDPLDPQPVGSPLTGHTGPIWSVAFSPDGSMLAAASADSTASLWNVTDPAYPSQIGEPLAGSSGEMYALGFSPDGRTLATGSGDSKVRLWSIPAGDVVGSSGAFRRDGEVLATAGRDGRIRLWNVTDPARPVALGKPFTPVARDPDSQVLFSPDGRTLAVLTTGRVHLWNVTDPAHPAPYGPALVLRSRFMGPDALAFSPDGRTLATAYDSRTFQLWDVTDPAHPVSHGPIAGHRGYIDGLAFSPDGRTLASGSADGTIRLWKVTDPARPTLLRKPLTGHTGPVNVLVFSPDGHTLASGSDDDAVRLWDVTDPTHAEQTGSALTGHTEAVVSLTYSRDGSTLASGGNDNTVRLWDVADPSAAGPIGRSMSPSAKTGSFLSFSPDSRMLGVSSGADTIRLWDLDVDDAISHICATTRNVLTRQKWEEYLPRLSYDPPCD; encoded by the coding sequence TTGAGTTCCGACTCAGGGGCACGCACGGCCTTCGCGGAACGTCTCGCCCTGTTGTACAGAGAGGCGGGAAATCCACCCCTCAAGCGGGTGTCCGAAGGCGTCGGCCGGCTCCAGCGTGTCGACGAGCGGGGGCGCCCCGTCCGGGTGTCCGCGCAGCGGATCAGCGACTGGCGGCGGGCCCGGAACGTGCCCGCTCAGTTCACCGCCCTCGCGGCCGTGCTGCACATCCTCATTCCCGAAGCACGGCGCATCAGTCCCACCCCCGTCTCGGCCGGACTGTACGACCTCGGTCAGTGGCAGCGGCTGTGGGAGCGCGCGCTGGCTCCGGACGAGGACGAGGGGCCCCAGCCGGAGACCCCCGCCGGGGTCTGCCCGTACCGGGGCCTGGCCTCCTACCGGCAGGAGGACGCCCGCTGGTTCTTCGGCCGGGAGCGGAGCACGGAGGCGCTCGTCAAGCTTCTGCGCTCGGCGGCCGACACCGGCACCGGCGGTCTGGTGATGCTCGTGGGCGCCTCGGGCGCGGGCAAGTCCTCGCTGCTCAACGCCGGTCTGGTGACGGCCCTGGAGGAGGGCGCGCTCGACGGTGACGGCGAGGCCGGCGGCCGCCCGATCCTTCAGCTCGTGCCGGGTGCCGATCCGCTCGCGGAACTGACCCGTCGGATACCCGGGCTGGAAGCCGTTGTGGCCGGCGCAGAAGCCCAGGAACCCGACCGTCCTCCTGAATTCGCGTCCGCCGTCCGGGAAACGGTCGCCTCGTGGGCTCAGCGCGAGGCCGCCACCGCCCGGCCGGTGGTGATCGTGGATCAGTTCGAGGAGGCGTTCACGCTCTGCTCGGACGAGACGGCCAGGCGTACGTTCGTCCAGGTGCTGCACGCCGCCTGCACGCCCGCCGGCCCGGACACGGCCGCGCCCGCCCTCGTTCTCCTCGGCATCCGCGCCGACTTCTACGAGCGCTGCCTCGACCACCCCGAGCTGGCCGACGCGCTCCAGCACCGGCACATGGTGCTCGGGCCGCTGACCGGCGGGGAGCTGCGCGAGGCCGTGACCGGTCCGGCCCGGGCGGTGGGCCTGGAACTGGAACCGGGGCTCACGGAGCTGATCATCCGAGAGGTGAGCGCCGACGGTCCGCGCGGTGGGGGCACCTCCCCTGCCTTTCGGGCCGTGGGGGAGCACGGCGCGGGCGTACTGCCGCTGCTCTCGCACGCCCTGCTCGCGACCTGGCAGCGCCGCAAGGCGGGCCGGCTGACCGTGGCCGGCTACCGCGCGGCCGGCGGTATCCAGGGCGCGGTCGCGGCGACCGCCGAGCGGGCCTGGTCCGGTCTGGACCCGGCGGCGCGTACGGCGGCCCGGCTGCTGCTGCTCCGTCTGGTGCGCCTCGGCGAGGACACCCAGGCCACCCGTCGGCGCGGCACCCGGCGCCGGCTGGCCGCCGAGTCGACGGACCCGGGCAAGACGGAGGAGTCCCTGGAGGCGCTGGTGCGCGCCCGGCTGGTGACGCTGGACGCGGAGACCGTGGAGATCACCCACGAGGCCCTGCTGACGGCCTGGCCGCGGCTGCGCGAGTGGATCGACGAGGACCGCAGCGACCATCTGCTGCGCCAGCGCATCGAGGAGGACGGCCGCTCCTGGGAAGGCTCGAACCGCGACTCGTCGCTGCTGTACCGGGGGTCGCGGCTCGAACAGGCGCGCACGTGGGCGAAGTCCGCCGGGGACACCTACCTGACCCGCAGTGCGGTGGAGTTCCTGGCCGCCTCGGTCCGGCTGCGCCGGCGTACGGTCCTGATCGCCCGGGGCGCGGTGTCGGCCCTGGTCGTCCTCGCGATGGTGGCCGTCGGTTCGGCGGTGGTCGCCTGGCAGCAGCGCAACGACGCCGTGTTCGAGCAGGTCGTCGCCGAGGCGGACCGCGTCCAGTACACGGACCCGTCGCTGTCCGCCCGGATCGACCTGGTCGCACACCGCCTCAGGCCCGACGACGAGGGCACCAACACCCGGCTGATCTCCATCGTCAACGCCCCGCTGGCCACCCCGCTCACCGGACACACCGGTGCCGTCTACCTCACCTCGTTCAGCCCGGACGGCAAGCTCCTCGCCACCGCCAGCTACGACCGGACTGTGCGCCTGTGGGACGTCAGCGACCGCACCCATCCCAAGGCGCTGGGCGAGCCGCTCGCCGGCGGCACGAGCTGGGTCAGCAGCGCGGTGTTCAGTCCGGACGGCAGGACTCTCGCCGGTGCGGGGGACGACGGCAGGATCCGGCTGTGGGACGTCAGCGACCCGCGCTCGCCGAAGCCGCTCGGTGCTCCCCTGACCGGGCACCGCGGCACGATCTACCTGATCGCCTTCAGCCCGGACGGGCGCACCCTGGCCTCCGCCGGTGAGGACAGGACCGTACGGCTGTGGAACATGCGTGACAGGAAACAGCCTCCCGCCGAGCTCAGCGGGGCCGGGGCCGCCGTACGGTCCGTGGCGTGGAGCCCCGACGGGCGCATGCTGGCGGCCGGGGGCGACGACCAGACGATCCGGCTGTGGAACACCACCGATCCGCGCAGGCCACGGCCGTACGACCGGGTCCTGGCCGGTCATGCGGGCCTGGTGCACTCGGTCGCCTTCAGCCCGGACGGGACCGTGCTCGCGAGCGGCAGCGCGGACGACACCGTCCGGCTGTGGGACGTGCACGACCCGCTCGATCCACAGCCTGTGGGCTCGCCGCTGACCGGCCACACCGGTCCCATCTGGTCCGTGGCCTTCAGCCCGGACGGGAGCATGCTCGCCGCCGCCAGCGCGGACAGCACGGCGAGCCTGTGGAACGTGACCGATCCGGCGTACCCCTCGCAGATCGGCGAGCCCCTCGCCGGCAGCAGCGGGGAGATGTACGCGCTGGGCTTCAGCCCCGACGGCCGGACCCTCGCCACCGGCAGCGGCGACAGCAAGGTGCGCCTGTGGTCGATCCCGGCGGGAGACGTGGTGGGCAGCAGCGGGGCGTTCCGACGGGACGGCGAGGTGCTCGCCACGGCCGGGCGGGACGGGCGGATCCGGCTGTGGAACGTGACGGACCCGGCCCGTCCCGTGGCCCTGGGCAAGCCGTTCACACCCGTGGCGCGCGACCCGGACTCCCAGGTGCTGTTCTCCCCCGACGGCCGCACCCTCGCGGTGCTCACCACCGGCCGGGTGCACCTGTGGAACGTCACCGACCCGGCCCACCCCGCCCCCTACGGTCCGGCGCTCGTCCTGCGCTCCCGGTTCATGGGTCCGGACGCACTGGCGTTCAGCCCGGACGGACGCACCCTGGCCACCGCCTACGACAGCCGCACATTCCAACTGTGGGACGTCACCGACCCGGCCCACCCGGTCTCCCACGGCCCGATCGCCGGCCACAGGGGGTACATCGACGGCCTTGCCTTCAGCCCGGACGGCCGGACCCTGGCCAGTGGCAGCGCGGACGGCACGATCCGGCTGTGGAAGGTGACGGACCCGGCCCGTCCGACCCTGCTCCGCAAGCCACTCACCGGGCACACCGGGCCCGTCAACGTGCTCGTCTTCAGCCCGGACGGGCACACCCTGGCCAGCGGCAGCGACGACGACGCGGTCCGGCTGTGGGACGTGACCGACCCCACGCACGCCGAGCAGACGGGCTCGGCGCTCACCGGGCACACCGAGGCGGTCGTGTCACTGACGTACAGCCGTGACGGCTCCACGCTGGCCAGCGGCGGCAACGACAACACGGTCCGGCTCTGGGACGTGGCCGACCCGTCCGCGGCCGGCCCCATCGGGCGGTCGATGAGCCCCAGCGCCAAGACCGGCAGCTTCCTCTCCTTCAGCCCCGACAGCCGCATGCTCGGGGTCTCCAGCGGCGCGGACACCATCCGGCTGTGGGACCTGGACGTCGACGACGCGATCAGCCACATCTGCGCCACGACCCGGAACGTCCTGACCCGCCAGAAGTGGGAGGAGTACCTGCCGCGGCTCTCGTACGATCCTCCGTGCGACTGA